One Drosophila virilis strain 15010-1051.87 chromosome 5, Dvir_AGI_RSII-ME, whole genome shotgun sequence DNA window includes the following coding sequences:
- the tapas gene encoding tudor domain-containing protein 7A isoform X3, producing the protein MVRCQKSSKTKSSNTRPPTGALRVTIQTAPNHGRTVASNSYYNTNTSQLQQKQRLQQLTQQQAQQQRAQFQAQQQAQQRAQQQAQQRAQFQAHQQAQQRAQQQAQKAQQQTQQEELLRLRVELGQELERLRLQQDEQLSHEREIQRRQAELREEQRQQKVLLQEQQEKIEKQIKQLQEQHERGLQAQALTIEKLQEDRLELQRQLKTQELQHRQQREQEAAAAIARQVQQKRQQDVATTLARKKLAELHKEQEREEAVKKSHNPTPPRSPPSSSAISRRIRPLRSALPALSSTPPADMNGNATGTGGNAGAAARKPHLRPILGNSASQRPAAVRQPAAETTSAGAVNKRPPLARAQYPGSRCTGTGLSVNYRLKQQQTAAAAAAAAGAASPTAGQLITPPDSPENAASNKTPAAPSTGHHQVDFNLQQPQLPIQPVRLDVNFKFDPAYDAISSLKQYCVALGYAPPEYEFYNANKTNRLHCKVRIGESIYTSYPEEHFDEGAARQRASEVAIERLQVLESRKQLSILSDNEFLEGLYQELIKHPHGIVSHKLPEWYEASVKRQVPNNWWTLINVSPKMRIESSVNTHIVFANTAAGSPILQPNVGPTAMPELQLPWTDGQQDWSMYITHCDNTTHVWARLIEQSAQFEKLTEQLNAHMSRLQNRQPVQQQPLEHQIYAVEVSENWNRVRVMSLDAEQRQCSCHFVDFGDEVVFRYDALYVCPSQFLTLPAQAVCLSMYALDKFEEHPHALPVLAKELAGHSVVTRIITSEAQFHQSGGLAQGVLVPLEVPAEENGYAHAGMRRACIVGTFYDTSTAEDIHLNDLVANQIIRNTPAPMLKLDQKPNQVLVSHVNDVGDLMVQLPNEDLKFVQRSIAKIMSDSSEQHRVRFSDLLHDQLVCVCDEPTDGAKQWYRGMLTAKPKSPEEEVFDVYYVDDGRLRKTHISNIYRLEANNLALASYPAQALRVRLHDVPPIDNQMVGLLRRLLSPQTPVLLKVMEGANDKLPMVTIHARGTDSLYVCLNSAIRVEHEVQSTTRPEPFDDGGLHFSPSGQLIRRSSFSSTVSSQSSCSDQPTAVGIASPPSTPVKAKAALLPMLKEYEAIPALGAYFEVRVALSVNPGRFAVQPYKCYNQLQRMMKELQTHCKSPSAQSVELAQLNVGQAYVAADSDGVYHRVNIRNIFDEMIHVRYVDAGDDGVVRCNQLLQLTPEFRELPMMALPAQLHGIQLEGIDWTQENCVRFRKLTLGQKFIGIVRRVDKLKDNRRALSLELIDTSTPQDIKVHETLISEKHALAAP; encoded by the exons ATGGTGCGCTGTCAAAAGTCAAGCAAGACCAAGTCGAGTAACACACGACCGCCAACAGGAGCATTGCGTGTTACCATACAAACGGCACCCAATCACGGCAGAACTGTTGCAAGCAACAGCTACTACAACACCAATACCTCGCAGCTGCAACAGAAGCAAAGGTTGCAGCAACTAACTCAACAACAGGCTCAACAGCAAAGAGCTCAGTTCCAGGCCCAACAACAGGCCCAGCAAAGAGCTCAACAGCAGGCACAGCAGAGAGCTCAGTTCCAGGCTCATCAGCAGGCTCAGCAGAGGGCTCAGCAACAGGCTCAGAAGGCACAGCAACAGACGCAGCAAGAGGAACTGCTGCGCCTACGAGTGGAGCTTGGCCAGGAGCTAGAACGTCTGCGTCTGCAACAGGACGAGCAGCTAAGCCACGAGCGTGAAATACAGCGTCGCCAGGCAGAGTTGCGGGAGGAACAACGGCAGCAAAAAGTGCTgctgcaggagcagcaggagaaaATCGAGAAACAGATCAAACAGCTGCAGGAGCAGCACGAACGCGGCCTACAGGCACAGGCGCTTACTATAGAAAAACTGCAAGAGGATCGGCTGGAGCTGCAGCGTCAGTTGAAGACGCAGGAGCTGCAACATCGTCAGCAGCGCGAACAGGAAGCTGCCGCTGCGATAGCCAGACAAGTGCAACAAAAACGCCAACAAGACGTAGCAACAACGCTTGCGCGGAAAAAACTCGCTGAACTGCACAAAGAACAAGAAAGGGAAGAAGCAGTCAAGAAAAGTCACAACCCAACGCCGCCAAGATCTCCACCGTCCAGCTCTGCAATCTCGCGAAGGATTCGCCCGCTTCGTAGCGCCCTGCCAGCACTAAGCTCTACTCCGCCAGCTGATATGAATGGTAACGCAACTGGAACTGGTGGCAATGCCGGTGCAGCCGCCCGCAAACCGCACTTGCGTCCCATTTTGGGCAATAGTGCGTCCCAGCGACCGGCTGCAGTGAGACAGCCGGCAGCAGAGACAACGTCAGCTGGCGCTGTCAACAAACGGCCGCCGCTGGCACGCGCACAGTATCCGGGATCTCGTTGCACTGGCACCGGACTCTCTGTCAACTATAGACTGAAACAGCAGCAGacggcagccgcagctgctgctgcagcaggagcagcgtCTCCAACCGCCGGACAGCTAATAACTCCCCCCGATTCGCCAGAGAATGCAGCCAGCAACAAGACCCCAGCCGCCCCATCTACGGGTCATCATCAAGTGGACTTCAatttgcagcagccgcagctgccg ATTCAGCCCGTGCGCCTGGACGTTAACTTTAAATTCGATCCGGCCTACGATGCGATCTCCTCGCTAAAACAATACTGTGTTGCACTGGGCTATGCGCCGCCAGAGTACGAGTTTTACAATGCGAACAAGACGAACAGGCTCCACTGCAAGGTGCGCATTGGCGAGAGCATCTACACCAGCTACCCTGAGGAGCATTTTGATGAGGGGGCGGCCAGGCAGCGCGCCTCCGAGGTGGCCATTGAGCGTCTGCAGGTGCTGGAATCGCGCAAGCAGTTGTCAATTCTAAGCGATAACGAATTTCTGGAGGGCCTCTACCAGGAGCTGATCAAGCATCCGCATGGTATTGTTAGCCACAAGCTGCCCGAGTGGTACGAGGCGTCGGTGAAACGGCAGGTGCCCAACAACTGGTGGACTTTGATCAACGTTTCGCCCAAAATGCGCATCGAGAGCAGCGTCAATACGCACATTGTGTTTGCCAACACAGCCGCAGGCAGTCCGATCCTGCAGCCGAACGTGGGCCCAACAGCGATGccggagctgcagctgccctGGACGGATGGCCAGCAGGACTGGAGCATGTATATCACACACTGCGACAACACCACCCATGTTTGGGCGCGTCTGATCGAGCAGAGCGCACAGTTCGAGAAGCTCACCGAGCAGCTGAATGCGCACATGTCGCGCCTGCAGAATCGCCAgccagtgcagcagcagcccctcGAGCACCAAATCTATGCAGTCGAGGTCAGCGAGAATTGGAATCGTGTGCGTGTCATGTCGCTGGATGCGGAGCAGCGTCAGTGCAGCTGTCATTTTGTGGACTTTGGCGACGAGGTGGTCTTCAGATATGATGCGCTATACGTGTGTCCCTCACAATTCCTGACGCTGCCCGCTCAAGCCGTGTGCCTCAGCATGTATGCACTCGACAAATTCGAGGAGCATCCGCATGCGCTGCCTGTGCTGGCCAAGGAGCTGGCCGGGCACAGCGTTGTGACCCGCATCATCACTAGCGAGGCGCAGTTTCATCAATCGGGTGGACTCGCTCAGGGCGTGCTCGTACCGCTGGAAGTGCCGGCTGAGGAAAATGGCTATGCCCATGCGGGCATGCGACGTGCGTGCATCGTTGGCACCTTCTATGATACATCCACGGCCGAGGATATTCACCTCAATGATTTGGTGGCCAATCAGATAATACGCAACACGCCCGCACCGATGCTGAAGCTTGACCAGAAACCTAACCAAGTGCTCGTCTCGCACGTTAACGACGTTGGCGATCTGATGGTGCAGCTGCCCAACGAAGATCTCAAATTTGTACAGCGCAGCATTGCCAAGATTATGAGCGACAGCAGCGAACAGCATCGCGTACGCTTTTCGGATCTGTTGCACGACCAGCTTGTCTGCGTCTGCGATGAGCCGACAGACGGGGCCAAGCAATGGTATCGTGGCATGCTCACTGCCAAGCCCAAGAGTCCCGAGGAGGAGGTCTTCGATGTGTATTACGTGGACGACGGCCGATTGCGCAAGACGCACATCTCAAATATCTATCGCTTAGAGGCCAACAATCTGGCGCTGGCCTCCTATCCGGCTCAAGCGTTGCGGGTGCGCCTGCACGATGTGCCGCCCATTGATAACCAGATGGTTGGACTGCTTCGCAGACTGCTATCGCCCCAAACGCCAGTTTTG CTGAAGGTAATGGAGGGCGCCAATGATAAGCTGCCCATGGTCACAATTCATGCGCGCGGCACGGATAGCTTGTACGTGTGCTTGAACAGTGCGATTCGCGTCGAGCATGAGGTGCAGAG CACGACGCGGCCGGAACCGTTCGATGACGGCGGCTTGCACTTTAGTCCAAGCGGTCAGCTGATTCGTCGCAGCAGCTTCAGCTCCACGGTGTCCAGccagagcagctgcagcgatcAGCCGACAGCAGTTGGCATCGCCTCGCCTCCAAGCACGCCCGTCAAGGCGAAGGCCGCTCTTCTGCCCATGCTCAAGGAATACGAGGCCATACCAGCTCTGGGCGCCTATTTTGAGGTGCGTGTCGCGCTCTCTGTGAATCCTGGTCGTTTTGCG GTGCAGCCGTACAAGTGCTACAATCAGCTGCAACGTATGATGAAGGAGCTGCAGACCCATTGCAAAAGCCCCTCTGCTCAGAGTGTGGAGTTGGCGCAGCTGAATGTTGGTCAGGCCTATGTCGCGGCAGACAGCGATGGCGTCTATCATCG CGTAAATATTCGCAATATTTTCGATGAGATGATACACGTGCGCTATGTGGACGCTGGCGACGATGGCGTTGTGCGCTGCAATCAACTGTTGCAGCTAACGCCTGAGTTCCGTGAGCTGCCCATGATGGCTCTGCCGGCACAGCTCCATG GTATTCAATTGGAGGGCATCGATTGGACACAGGAGAATTGTGTGCGGTTTCGAAAGCTGACGTTGGGCCAGAAATTCATTGGGATTGTGAGGCGCGTTGACAAGCTAAAAGATAATCGACGCGCGCTCAGTCTAGAGCTGATTGATACCTCAACGCCGCAGGATATTAAAGTGCACGAGACTCTAATAAGCGAGAAACATGCGCTAGCTGCTCCATAA
- the tapas gene encoding tudor domain-containing protein 7B isoform X2, translating to MSLEQEEEILKDVTIVVRSLITSLKPPVSLRTIERDYMKEEHAPIPFRSLGYRSTLELLEDTNAFSFQKIGDEIFVSAKPNPKSAHIASMVRCQKSSKTKSSNTRPPTGALRVTIQTAPNHGRTVASNSYYNTNTSQLQQKQRLQQLTQQQAQQQRAQFQAQQQAQQRAQQQAQQRAQFQAHQQAQQRAQQQAQKAQQQTQQEELLRLRVELGQELERLRLQQDEQLSHEREIQRRQAELREEQRQQKVLLQEQQEKIEKQIKQLQEQHERGLQAQALTIEKLQEDRLELQRQLKTQELQHRQQREQEAAAAIARQVQQKRQQDVATTLARKKLAELHKEQEREEAVKKSHNPTPPRSPPSSSAISRRIRPLRSALPALSSTPPADMNGNATGTGGNAGAAARKPHLRPILGNSASQRPAAVRQPAAETTSAGAVNKRPPLARAQYPGSRCTGTGLSVNYRLKQQQTAAAAAAAAGAASPTAGQLITPPDSPENAASNKTPAAPSTGHHQVDFNLQQPQLPIQPVRLDVNFKFDPAYDAISSLKQYCVALGYAPPEYEFYNANKTNRLHCKVRIGESIYTSYPEEHFDEGAARQRASEVAIERLQVLESRKQLSILSDNEFLEGLYQELIKHPHGIVSHKLPEWYEASVKRQVPNNWWTLINVSPKMRIESSVNTHIVFANTAAGSPILQPNVGPTAMPELQLPWTDGQQDWSMYITHCDNTTHVWARLIEQSAQFEKLTEQLNAHMSRLQNRQPVQQQPLEHQIYAVEVSENWNRVRVMSLDAEQRQCSCHFVDFGDEVVFRYDALYVCPSQFLTLPAQAVCLSMYALDKFEEHPHALPVLAKELAGHSVVTRIITSEAQFHQSGGLAQGVLVPLEVPAEENGYAHAGMRRACIVGTFYDTSTAEDIHLNDLVANQIIRNTPAPMLKLDQKPNQVLVSHVNDVGDLMVQLPNEDLKFVQRSIAKIMSDSSEQHRVRFSDLLHDQLVCVCDEPTDGAKQWYRGMLTAKPKSPEEEVFDVYYVDDGRLRKTHISNIYRLEANNLALASYPAQALRVRLHDVPPIDNQMVGLLRRLLSPQTPVLLKVMEGANDKLPMVTIHARGTDSLYVCLNSAIRVEHEVQSTTRPEPFDDGGLHFSPSGQLIRRSSFSSTVSSQSSCSDQPTAVGIASPPSTPVKAKAALLPMLKEYEAIPALGAYFEVRVALSVNPGRFAVQPYKCYNQLQRMMKELQTHCKSPSAQSVELAQLNVGQAYVAADSDGVYHRVNIRNIFDEMIHVRYVDAGDDGVVRCNQLLQLTPEFRELPMMALPAQLHGIQLEGIDWTQENCVRFRKLTLGQKFIGIVRRVDKLKDNRRALSLELIDTSTPQDIKVHETLISEKHALAAP from the exons ATGTCTTTGGAGCAAGAGGAAGAAATACTCAAGGATGTCACCATTGTGGTGCGCTCGTTAATAACTTCACTCAAGCCGCCGGTCAGCTTGCGTACCATTGAGCGCGACTACATGAAAGAAGAACATGCGCCTATACCTTTTCGCAGCCTAGGCTATCGCAGTACATTGGAATTATTGGAGGACACAAATGCATTCAGTTTTCAGAAAATCGGAGACGAA ATCTTTGTCAGCGCCAAGCCTAACCCCAAGTCAGCGCACATTGCTTCTATGGTGCGCTGTCAAAAGTCAAGCAAGACCAAGTCGAGTAACACACGACCGCCAACAGGAGCATTGCGTGTTACCATACAAACGGCACCCAATCACGGCAGAACTGTTGCAAGCAACAGCTACTACAACACCAATACCTCGCAGCTGCAACAGAAGCAAAGGTTGCAGCAACTAACTCAACAACAGGCTCAACAGCAAAGAGCTCAGTTCCAGGCCCAACAACAGGCCCAGCAAAGAGCTCAACAGCAGGCACAGCAGAGAGCTCAGTTCCAGGCTCATCAGCAGGCTCAGCAGAGGGCTCAGCAACAGGCTCAGAAGGCACAGCAACAGACGCAGCAAGAGGAACTGCTGCGCCTACGAGTGGAGCTTGGCCAGGAGCTAGAACGTCTGCGTCTGCAACAGGACGAGCAGCTAAGCCACGAGCGTGAAATACAGCGTCGCCAGGCAGAGTTGCGGGAGGAACAACGGCAGCAAAAAGTGCTgctgcaggagcagcaggagaaaATCGAGAAACAGATCAAACAGCTGCAGGAGCAGCACGAACGCGGCCTACAGGCACAGGCGCTTACTATAGAAAAACTGCAAGAGGATCGGCTGGAGCTGCAGCGTCAGTTGAAGACGCAGGAGCTGCAACATCGTCAGCAGCGCGAACAGGAAGCTGCCGCTGCGATAGCCAGACAAGTGCAACAAAAACGCCAACAAGACGTAGCAACAACGCTTGCGCGGAAAAAACTCGCTGAACTGCACAAAGAACAAGAAAGGGAAGAAGCAGTCAAGAAAAGTCACAACCCAACGCCGCCAAGATCTCCACCGTCCAGCTCTGCAATCTCGCGAAGGATTCGCCCGCTTCGTAGCGCCCTGCCAGCACTAAGCTCTACTCCGCCAGCTGATATGAATGGTAACGCAACTGGAACTGGTGGCAATGCCGGTGCAGCCGCCCGCAAACCGCACTTGCGTCCCATTTTGGGCAATAGTGCGTCCCAGCGACCGGCTGCAGTGAGACAGCCGGCAGCAGAGACAACGTCAGCTGGCGCTGTCAACAAACGGCCGCCGCTGGCACGCGCACAGTATCCGGGATCTCGTTGCACTGGCACCGGACTCTCTGTCAACTATAGACTGAAACAGCAGCAGacggcagccgcagctgctgctgcagcaggagcagcgtCTCCAACCGCCGGACAGCTAATAACTCCCCCCGATTCGCCAGAGAATGCAGCCAGCAACAAGACCCCAGCCGCCCCATCTACGGGTCATCATCAAGTGGACTTCAatttgcagcagccgcagctgccg ATTCAGCCCGTGCGCCTGGACGTTAACTTTAAATTCGATCCGGCCTACGATGCGATCTCCTCGCTAAAACAATACTGTGTTGCACTGGGCTATGCGCCGCCAGAGTACGAGTTTTACAATGCGAACAAGACGAACAGGCTCCACTGCAAGGTGCGCATTGGCGAGAGCATCTACACCAGCTACCCTGAGGAGCATTTTGATGAGGGGGCGGCCAGGCAGCGCGCCTCCGAGGTGGCCATTGAGCGTCTGCAGGTGCTGGAATCGCGCAAGCAGTTGTCAATTCTAAGCGATAACGAATTTCTGGAGGGCCTCTACCAGGAGCTGATCAAGCATCCGCATGGTATTGTTAGCCACAAGCTGCCCGAGTGGTACGAGGCGTCGGTGAAACGGCAGGTGCCCAACAACTGGTGGACTTTGATCAACGTTTCGCCCAAAATGCGCATCGAGAGCAGCGTCAATACGCACATTGTGTTTGCCAACACAGCCGCAGGCAGTCCGATCCTGCAGCCGAACGTGGGCCCAACAGCGATGccggagctgcagctgccctGGACGGATGGCCAGCAGGACTGGAGCATGTATATCACACACTGCGACAACACCACCCATGTTTGGGCGCGTCTGATCGAGCAGAGCGCACAGTTCGAGAAGCTCACCGAGCAGCTGAATGCGCACATGTCGCGCCTGCAGAATCGCCAgccagtgcagcagcagcccctcGAGCACCAAATCTATGCAGTCGAGGTCAGCGAGAATTGGAATCGTGTGCGTGTCATGTCGCTGGATGCGGAGCAGCGTCAGTGCAGCTGTCATTTTGTGGACTTTGGCGACGAGGTGGTCTTCAGATATGATGCGCTATACGTGTGTCCCTCACAATTCCTGACGCTGCCCGCTCAAGCCGTGTGCCTCAGCATGTATGCACTCGACAAATTCGAGGAGCATCCGCATGCGCTGCCTGTGCTGGCCAAGGAGCTGGCCGGGCACAGCGTTGTGACCCGCATCATCACTAGCGAGGCGCAGTTTCATCAATCGGGTGGACTCGCTCAGGGCGTGCTCGTACCGCTGGAAGTGCCGGCTGAGGAAAATGGCTATGCCCATGCGGGCATGCGACGTGCGTGCATCGTTGGCACCTTCTATGATACATCCACGGCCGAGGATATTCACCTCAATGATTTGGTGGCCAATCAGATAATACGCAACACGCCCGCACCGATGCTGAAGCTTGACCAGAAACCTAACCAAGTGCTCGTCTCGCACGTTAACGACGTTGGCGATCTGATGGTGCAGCTGCCCAACGAAGATCTCAAATTTGTACAGCGCAGCATTGCCAAGATTATGAGCGACAGCAGCGAACAGCATCGCGTACGCTTTTCGGATCTGTTGCACGACCAGCTTGTCTGCGTCTGCGATGAGCCGACAGACGGGGCCAAGCAATGGTATCGTGGCATGCTCACTGCCAAGCCCAAGAGTCCCGAGGAGGAGGTCTTCGATGTGTATTACGTGGACGACGGCCGATTGCGCAAGACGCACATCTCAAATATCTATCGCTTAGAGGCCAACAATCTGGCGCTGGCCTCCTATCCGGCTCAAGCGTTGCGGGTGCGCCTGCACGATGTGCCGCCCATTGATAACCAGATGGTTGGACTGCTTCGCAGACTGCTATCGCCCCAAACGCCAGTTTTG CTGAAGGTAATGGAGGGCGCCAATGATAAGCTGCCCATGGTCACAATTCATGCGCGCGGCACGGATAGCTTGTACGTGTGCTTGAACAGTGCGATTCGCGTCGAGCATGAGGTGCAGAG CACGACGCGGCCGGAACCGTTCGATGACGGCGGCTTGCACTTTAGTCCAAGCGGTCAGCTGATTCGTCGCAGCAGCTTCAGCTCCACGGTGTCCAGccagagcagctgcagcgatcAGCCGACAGCAGTTGGCATCGCCTCGCCTCCAAGCACGCCCGTCAAGGCGAAGGCCGCTCTTCTGCCCATGCTCAAGGAATACGAGGCCATACCAGCTCTGGGCGCCTATTTTGAGGTGCGTGTCGCGCTCTCTGTGAATCCTGGTCGTTTTGCG GTGCAGCCGTACAAGTGCTACAATCAGCTGCAACGTATGATGAAGGAGCTGCAGACCCATTGCAAAAGCCCCTCTGCTCAGAGTGTGGAGTTGGCGCAGCTGAATGTTGGTCAGGCCTATGTCGCGGCAGACAGCGATGGCGTCTATCATCG CGTAAATATTCGCAATATTTTCGATGAGATGATACACGTGCGCTATGTGGACGCTGGCGACGATGGCGTTGTGCGCTGCAATCAACTGTTGCAGCTAACGCCTGAGTTCCGTGAGCTGCCCATGATGGCTCTGCCGGCACAGCTCCATG GTATTCAATTGGAGGGCATCGATTGGACACAGGAGAATTGTGTGCGGTTTCGAAAGCTGACGTTGGGCCAGAAATTCATTGGGATTGTGAGGCGCGTTGACAAGCTAAAAGATAATCGACGCGCGCTCAGTCTAGAGCTGATTGATACCTCAACGCCGCAGGATATTAAAGTGCACGAGACTCTAATAAGCGAGAAACATGCGCTAGCTGCTCCATAA